From one Butyricimonas faecihominis genomic stretch:
- a CDS encoding cysteine dioxygenase has translation MNKILQEDFDLAPCMVAGYESFMDGLLNIVHSGPICESVGERIKSYVLDFVQNHPLDSFDCFSDETYTRNYIGRDKSGWEAIVMSWKKGNRTAIHAHPQFAGYTFADGEFLVEVFEPFKEGICLVQEMTISDIHGVYAIGKAGKYNNHIHRITCLSDTAHSLHVYSDDALKGEKLDEQMIY, from the coding sequence ATGAATAAGATATTGCAAGAAGATTTTGACTTGGCTCCGTGTATGGTTGCCGGATATGAAAGTTTTATGGATGGTTTGTTGAATATCGTACATTCCGGGCCTATTTGCGAGAGCGTGGGTGAACGGATCAAGTCGTATGTGCTGGATTTTGTTCAAAATCACCCGTTGGATTCTTTTGATTGCTTTTCGGATGAGACCTATACGCGGAATTATATTGGCAGGGACAAATCCGGTTGGGAGGCTATCGTGATGTCGTGGAAGAAAGGAAACCGTACGGCCATTCATGCTCATCCCCAGTTTGCTGGTTACACGTTTGCCGATGGGGAGTTCTTGGTTGAGGTTTTTGAACCTTTTAAAGAGGGGATTTGTCTGGTTCAAGAGATGACAATTAGCGATATTCACGGGGTATATGCTATCGGCAAGGCTGGTAAATACAACAATCATATTCACCGGATTACCTGTTTAAGCGATACGGCTCACAGTTTACACGTGTATTCGGATGACGCATTGAAAGGGGAGAAGTTGGACGAACAAATGATATATTAA
- a CDS encoding RNA polymerase sigma factor: MSVSDAQIIALLQAGKRQGMNALFDRYYKPLVVFADDLLHDLPEAEDTVLEQFVKLWEKELYEHIHPNALSTFLFTIVKNACMNQITKKGLPTEQLDLPHYAIAQEESYLLDETVIETVLAAVRKLPEKTQQVVQSVMCQGHSYQETADELEVSINTVKTLLKAGMRELRSELEEYKKMFLLFMLYPQDFQ, from the coding sequence ATGAGTGTCAGTGATGCACAAATAATAGCTTTGCTACAAGCCGGTAAAAGACAAGGTATGAATGCACTGTTTGACAGGTATTACAAACCTTTAGTCGTGTTCGCCGATGACCTACTCCACGATCTACCGGAAGCTGAGGACACGGTACTGGAACAATTCGTGAAACTATGGGAAAAAGAACTTTATGAACATATCCATCCAAACGCTTTGTCAACATTCCTTTTCACGATCGTGAAAAATGCCTGCATGAACCAGATAACCAAAAAAGGACTACCCACGGAGCAATTAGATTTACCTCATTACGCCATAGCTCAAGAGGAATCCTATCTACTGGATGAAACCGTCATCGAAACCGTTTTAGCTGCCGTCCGGAAACTTCCTGAAAAGACACAACAAGTTGTCCAATCTGTTATGTGTCAAGGACACTCCTATCAAGAGACTGCGGATGAACTGGAAGTATCCATTAATACCGTGAAAACATTACTGAAAGCCGGGATGAGAGAATTACGTTCAGAATTAGAAGAATACAAGAAAATGTTCTTGCTTTTCATGTTATACCCCCAGGATTTTCAATAA
- a CDS encoding FecR family protein, producing the protein MEIDDNIFQAIQACWTGKASPEQIELIRDWLDTSQENRDLFERLSKTHYQLAHVQTWKRIDSLQGKEKLNSRLKKQKKSFHWKYLVSGVAAACLILFAVTRFIPHEPSPEKTILDLAQVKSGSPKATLIFDNGKKIQLNADDTFEIKIKNTIVKDGENTGLKYELSDSLSTRATNETVEYNTLVVSRGGEYILTLSDGTKVWLNSETELKYPVRFTGNTREVSVKGEAYFEVKRDTLRSFVVHTPYSNTKVLGTSFNVSAYEDETTTAITLVSGKVEVYNQHEKCILKPGWQAVTENKSGTLKTREVDVTGYVSWKDGMFEFNDMPLEQLVSQLSRWYDVDFFFANSDIRDFKFTGAIKRSNTLLFMLEFIEKTSNVYFKVNGNVIQIYEK; encoded by the coding sequence ATGGAAATAGATGACAACATATTTCAAGCCATTCAAGCTTGTTGGACTGGAAAAGCCTCTCCGGAACAGATAGAACTCATCCGAGACTGGCTTGACACAAGTCAAGAAAATCGGGATCTATTTGAAAGATTAAGCAAGACCCATTATCAGCTCGCACACGTTCAAACATGGAAACGTATCGATTCCCTGCAAGGAAAAGAAAAATTGAATTCCCGTCTAAAAAAACAAAAGAAATCCTTCCATTGGAAATACCTTGTATCCGGTGTAGCAGCCGCTTGCTTAATTCTTTTTGCGGTAACGAGATTCATTCCTCACGAACCCTCCCCGGAAAAAACGATCCTCGACTTGGCTCAAGTGAAAAGTGGTAGTCCTAAAGCCACCTTAATCTTTGACAATGGGAAAAAGATTCAATTAAATGCTGATGATACCTTCGAAATAAAAATCAAAAACACCATCGTTAAAGATGGTGAAAACACCGGACTAAAATACGAGCTTAGTGACTCTCTTTCAACACGGGCAACAAATGAAACCGTCGAGTACAACACACTTGTTGTCTCCCGCGGTGGAGAATACATCCTTACTCTCTCGGATGGAACCAAGGTATGGCTAAACTCCGAAACCGAACTAAAATACCCCGTCCGGTTCACGGGTAACACGAGAGAGGTCAGCGTGAAAGGAGAAGCCTATTTTGAGGTAAAACGAGACACGCTCCGCTCCTTTGTCGTCCACACCCCGTACTCCAACACGAAAGTTCTCGGAACTTCGTTTAATGTCAGCGCTTACGAGGATGAAACGACCACAGCTATAACTCTCGTGAGTGGGAAAGTCGAGGTGTACAATCAACATGAAAAATGTATTCTAAAACCGGGATGGCAGGCCGTCACGGAGAACAAATCCGGGACGCTGAAAACACGGGAAGTAGATGTCACTGGCTATGTCTCTTGGAAAGACGGGATGTTCGAATTCAATGATATGCCGCTGGAACAACTTGTATCACAGTTAAGCCGCTGGTACGACGTGGACTTCTTCTTCGCAAACAGCGATATACGAGACTTCAAGTTCACGGGTGCTATCAAACGGAGTAACACGCTGTTATTCATGCTTGAATTTATTGAAAAAACATCTAATGTTTACTTTAAAGTGAATGGAAATGTAATCCAGATATACGAGAAATAA
- a CDS encoding TlpA family protein disulfide reductase, whose translation MKTIFVTLLAFTLLLLSCIKDEKEDVINYIEENDKLPEFTVKSATGEELHSEDLSGNTTLLVFFVTTCGDCKRELPKIDSVWNELKDQPTFRLVTISRGETAEVVNAFWKEQNFTMPFYLDPDKKVFSLFANSTIPRVYLVNRENIVTWMAVEQMDLSAKQLIGKIEQIM comes from the coding sequence ATGAAAACAATATTCGTCACGTTACTCGCATTTACATTACTTCTTCTTTCCTGTATTAAAGACGAAAAAGAGGATGTCATAAATTACATCGAAGAAAACGACAAATTACCGGAATTCACCGTGAAAAGCGCAACCGGAGAAGAACTTCATAGTGAAGATTTATCAGGAAACACAACCCTGTTGGTTTTCTTCGTTACCACCTGTGGCGATTGCAAGCGGGAACTCCCGAAGATTGACAGCGTGTGGAATGAACTGAAAGACCAACCCACCTTCCGACTCGTCACCATCTCCCGCGGGGAAACAGCCGAAGTCGTCAACGCATTCTGGAAAGAACAAAACTTCACTATGCCGTTCTACCTTGACCCGGACAAAAAAGTCTTTTCCCTTTTTGCCAATAGCACCATTCCCCGTGTCTATCTCGTCAACCGGGAAAACATCGTGACCTGGATGGCCGTTGAGCAAATGGATCTTTCCGCAAAACAACTAATCGGGAAAATAGAACAAATCATGTGA
- a CDS encoding SusC/RagA family TonB-linked outer membrane protein yields the protein MKKNPLTGFAFKKSERWKIFLIMRLTMILLVGFIFGASANSLGQYQMKVNMGETTYEELFREIRKQTGCIVMYNNDMLDKNAKVKADFDQIELKDLLHRVLTKRGLTFEINREFIIVMKATPKTDDVKKYRISGIVKDKKGEPMPGVTIKLDSMLLGTATDVNGKFVLELPVSSGNLVCSFVGYKTKKVPFKGNKDLVVILEEDISELDEVHVVAYGQTNKREMTGAISVVKAESIKGIPSPSIANLLQGRVAGMDVTNITGAPGGGGTQVTIRGYNSLSVESGRRFSNPLWVVDGVPMASFTSPVTGTNGLADLNPEVIESIQILKDASATSLYGSRAANGVIIVTTKKGRKNQSAQFDVNFSYTYNVLPEYPVQTGGKAERNFRLLQRFNARKAYKDQDKNMYIYPISYEEAYTKGGSYDAYWGDGTVSGNKNGDELQDSLNPFYNNSTNFYKYYFQATKTLNANIQTSGGSERMTYSVGLGYYDEEGILKGTGYSRINLMGNFIMNPIPMLTVDFRNYLAFSDRSRGVKSSGFSAGNEVEVIPGDPLSQSTLLPGNNSVTEEVLKGLRGVEEKNNTYRLRSTFGLKLDIMKGLNISNTISLDYSQNNRNYFSPSWLNDPKESLTNGEVSREYTILDEALINYQQIFGERHKIDVMLGYSYQYDQYNYIGGTAQNGPSDYVHYATKYGWPSLADRDYYTQALKDYQSDFTEKKMMSYFGRLNYVFEERYMLTATLRRDGSSVFGRDLRWATFPSAAIAWNFSEENFMQWFEALSFGKLRFSYGVSGNQFNQPYLAYGLLLGGQGSYEGNPIITPDLQEGYYNPKLGWEETKQYDLGLDMNFFNYRLSVTADYYYRRTDKMLSKTPIPGNHSGYSAMWRNAGALSNEGIEFDIKYDIMRTDDSFWTISVNFAKNWNKLLETYNGKDMNMSDMTGNSRSYIIGKPVGNIMGYKTTGYIQSEEDIKYYYRQDGTYRAIEKQYFSDVFYKPGDLQIVDVNGDGYINSTSDVVYIGSSLPVLYGGIVNEIKWKNFDLNMLWSYSLGRDMINLLPIVSTSKETSLFPIFEDIQKVSFWEKEGDNSTYPKAELNNFNDSWSPVIDRYVEKVNYLKLKTLTIGYTLPKNLLKKIYIKDIRVFFSGENLLNITNYSGLDPETVDINTGLDDGKNYPLARKLTLGITIKL from the coding sequence ATGAAAAAAAATCCATTAACAGGGTTCGCTTTCAAAAAAAGCGAACGTTGGAAAATCTTTTTGATTATGCGACTAACAATGATTCTACTTGTAGGCTTCATATTCGGAGCAAGTGCCAACTCCCTGGGACAATACCAGATGAAGGTGAACATGGGCGAAACAACCTATGAAGAACTATTCCGGGAAATCCGCAAACAGACGGGATGTATCGTGATGTATAACAACGATATGCTCGATAAAAATGCCAAAGTCAAGGCCGATTTCGACCAGATCGAATTAAAAGACCTGTTACATCGCGTGCTGACAAAGCGGGGATTGACTTTTGAAATAAACCGGGAGTTCATCATAGTCATGAAAGCCACTCCCAAAACAGACGACGTGAAGAAATACAGAATATCGGGTATCGTGAAAGACAAGAAAGGCGAACCCATGCCGGGGGTGACCATCAAACTGGACAGTATGCTACTGGGAACCGCCACCGATGTCAACGGTAAATTTGTCCTCGAACTTCCTGTATCATCCGGAAACCTCGTATGCTCGTTCGTCGGCTATAAAACCAAGAAAGTTCCATTCAAAGGAAATAAAGACCTCGTGGTTATTCTGGAAGAAGACATTTCAGAACTGGATGAAGTACACGTTGTTGCCTACGGACAAACGAACAAACGGGAAATGACGGGGGCCATCTCTGTCGTGAAAGCAGAGTCCATCAAGGGAATTCCTTCCCCAAGCATCGCCAACCTTTTACAAGGACGGGTAGCTGGTATGGACGTAACCAACATCACGGGAGCCCCCGGTGGCGGTGGAACCCAAGTCACCATTCGCGGGTACAACTCCCTCAGCGTGGAAAGTGGACGACGATTCTCTAATCCCCTATGGGTTGTTGACGGGGTTCCCATGGCCTCTTTCACCTCCCCGGTAACCGGAACAAACGGGTTGGCCGACTTGAACCCGGAAGTGATCGAATCCATCCAAATTTTGAAAGATGCTTCCGCCACGTCCCTTTACGGATCAAGAGCCGCTAACGGGGTAATCATCGTGACCACTAAAAAAGGCCGTAAAAACCAATCCGCTCAATTTGATGTCAACTTTTCATACACGTACAACGTGCTACCGGAATACCCCGTGCAAACCGGAGGGAAAGCAGAACGCAATTTCCGGCTGTTACAACGTTTCAATGCCCGTAAAGCTTATAAAGATCAAGATAAAAATATGTATATCTATCCCATCTCTTATGAAGAGGCTTACACCAAGGGCGGTTCATACGATGCCTACTGGGGAGATGGGACTGTTTCCGGGAACAAGAACGGGGATGAATTACAAGATAGCTTAAACCCTTTCTACAACAACTCTACCAACTTCTATAAATACTATTTCCAAGCCACCAAAACACTGAATGCCAACATACAAACATCCGGTGGTTCGGAACGAATGACTTATTCCGTGGGATTAGGTTACTACGATGAAGAAGGTATTCTGAAAGGAACCGGGTACTCCCGAATAAACTTGATGGGAAACTTCATCATGAACCCGATACCCATGTTAACCGTGGACTTCAGAAATTATCTAGCCTTCTCCGATCGTAGTCGGGGCGTGAAAAGTTCCGGATTCTCTGCCGGGAACGAGGTGGAAGTCATTCCGGGTGACCCGCTATCGCAATCCACCCTACTACCGGGCAACAACTCGGTCACCGAAGAGGTATTAAAAGGTCTACGGGGTGTAGAGGAAAAAAACAACACCTACCGCCTACGCAGCACCTTCGGTTTAAAACTGGACATTATGAAAGGTCTGAATATTTCCAACACGATTTCTCTCGACTATTCACAAAATAACCGAAATTACTTCTCTCCTTCTTGGCTGAATGACCCGAAAGAATCCTTAACCAACGGAGAGGTTAGCCGGGAATACACGATTCTAGACGAGGCCCTGATCAATTACCAGCAAATCTTCGGTGAACGTCACAAAATAGATGTCATGCTGGGATATTCCTACCAGTACGACCAATATAATTATATCGGGGGAACCGCCCAAAACGGTCCGAGTGACTACGTGCATTACGCCACGAAATACGGGTGGCCCTCTCTCGCAGATAGAGACTATTACACGCAAGCCCTGAAAGACTACCAATCTGACTTCACCGAGAAAAAGATGATGAGTTATTTCGGCCGTCTTAACTATGTCTTCGAGGAAAGATATATGCTAACCGCCACGTTAAGAAGAGACGGAAGTTCCGTATTCGGGAGGGATTTACGCTGGGCCACCTTCCCGTCGGCTGCCATAGCCTGGAACTTCTCGGAAGAAAACTTCATGCAATGGTTCGAGGCATTAAGTTTTGGTAAACTTCGTTTCAGTTACGGGGTCTCCGGAAACCAGTTCAACCAACCTTATTTGGCTTACGGCTTACTTTTAGGCGGCCAAGGTTCTTACGAGGGCAACCCCATCATTACCCCAGATTTACAGGAAGGATATTATAACCCCAAACTAGGTTGGGAAGAAACCAAGCAATATGACCTTGGTCTTGACATGAATTTTTTCAATTATCGTCTTTCCGTCACAGCCGACTATTACTACCGCCGCACGGACAAAATGTTAAGCAAAACCCCGATACCGGGAAATCATTCCGGCTACTCTGCCATGTGGAGAAATGCTGGAGCCCTTTCAAACGAAGGTATTGAATTTGACATTAAATATGACATCATGCGGACGGATGATTCTTTCTGGACCATATCTGTCAACTTTGCCAAAAACTGGAACAAATTACTGGAAACCTACAACGGGAAAGATATGAACATGAGTGACATGACCGGGAATAGTCGTAGCTACATTATCGGAAAGCCCGTCGGAAACATCATGGGATACAAGACAACGGGATACATCCAGTCCGAGGAAGATATTAAATACTACTATCGCCAAGACGGCACGTACCGGGCCATCGAGAAACAATACTTCTCAGATGTATTCTACAAACCCGGAGATTTACAGATCGTTGACGTGAACGGGGACGGCTACATCAACAGCACATCGGACGTCGTGTACATCGGTAGCAGTTTGCCCGTACTATACGGTGGTATCGTGAACGAGATCAAATGGAAAAACTTTGACCTGAATATGCTGTGGTCCTACTCCCTAGGAAGAGACATGATCAACCTGCTCCCGATCGTCTCAACCAGCAAGGAAACCTCCCTGTTCCCCATCTTTGAAGACATACAGAAAGTATCTTTCTGGGAGAAAGAAGGCGACAACAGCACCTATCCCAAAGCAGAACTCAACAATTTCAATGATAGCTGGTCTCCGGTGATAGATCGCTACGTGGAAAAAGTAAATTATCTAAAACTTAAAACCCTGACTATCGGTTATACACTCCCTAAAAATCTCCTGAAGAAAATATACATTAAAGACATTCGCGTGTTCTTCAGTGGAGAGAACTTGTTGAACATCACGAACTACTCG